The genome window CACGCCGTGAGACAGGGTCCACGCCAGTGGTTGGCTCGTCCAACAGCAATATCTTGGGGTCGTGAATCAGGGCGCAAGCCAATGCCAGTTTCTTGCGCATCCCACCGGAGAGATTCTCACTGCGCCGCATCGTAAATTCCGTCAGGCGCGCGAACTCCAGCAATTCATCAATGCGAGTCTTTTGTTTTTGGGCAGACACGCCATTGATGTCGGCAAAGAATTTTAGGTTTTCCATCACGGTCAAGTCGGGATACAAACTAAAGGCTTGCGGCATGTACCCTAACAAAGCCCGCACATCTTCGGATTGTTTCATTACGTCAAAACCCGCCAGTCGAGCGGAACCGGATGTCGGTTCCATCACGGTGGACAGAATGCGGAGGAGTGTGGTTTTTCCCGCACCGTCGGGACCGACCAGTCCATACAGTTGACCGGATTCGACAGTCAGGTCAATCGTATCAATAGCCGGACGGTCCTCTTTTTTTTGCCCTGGATAACGTTTTATAAGTTGAAGAGATTCAATCGCTATACTCATGTCGCCTTTCCAAAAAGACCAAAGAATTAGGCAAAAGTTTTATGCCTTGAAAATTGGAGCAAATACATCTTTCATACTGTCACCCAACCGGCGGCACAGGCGCGGTTCCATATCCATGACAAGAGACTGGTAACGACGGATGTGCTCCAGAAAGAGTTTATTCCATTCCACATCACTATTACTTTCATTTGCCAGTAATCCCAGTGTAAAACCGCCCAACAG of Anaerolineales bacterium contains these proteins:
- a CDS encoding ABC transporter ATP-binding protein, producing MSIAIESLQLIKRYPGQKKEDRPAIDTIDLTVESGQLYGLVGPDGAGKTTLLRILSTVMEPTSGSARLAGFDVMKQSEDVRALLGYMPQAFSLYPDLTVMENLKFFADINGVSAQKQKTRIDELLEFARLTEFTMRRSENLSGGMRKKLALACALIHDPKILLLDEPTTGVDPVSRRELWRLLSKVIQQGVTVLVSTPYMDEAERCNTVSIINRGRVLISGAPAELEAQLPFRIVEVKAKPRRALRAVADRTEGVIRWRAVGDRLRLSVSDPAKVMPRIEAELKKDGAEISILREASLLMEDVFIHLVEKQEAQS